The Amycolatopsis mongoliensis genome includes a window with the following:
- the obgE gene encoding GTPase ObgE, producing MASRFVDRAVIHLTAGDGGNGCASVHREKFKPLGGPDGGNGGNGGDVLLVVDPNVHTLLDFHFRPHAKAGSGKMGQGGNRAGAAGETLVMKVPSGTVVFTEDGEMVADLIGPGTTFVAAQGGRGGLGNAALSSKARKAPGFALLGEPGEARNLVLELRSVADVGLLGFPSAGKSSLISVLSAAKPKIADYPFTTLVPNLGVITGGETVFTMADVPGLIPGASEGKGLGLDFLRHIERCAVLVHVVDCATLEPGRDPVSDVDALEAELAKYTPGLGGKLEERPRVVVLNKIDVPEAAELAEFVRPEFEARGLQVFEVSTASRKGLRELTFALAKVVEQYREMQPVLEPEKIVLRPLAVDDTGFTVEVDPEEEGAFIVRGARPERWIRQTNFGNDEAVGYLADRLNRLGVEDKLAKLGARPGSPVTIGDVQFEWEPSTPSVAMHLSGRGTDVRLENHDRVGAAERKEARRIRRDGPDEPEGDDLDLDA from the coding sequence ATGGCGTCCCGGTTCGTGGACCGAGCGGTCATCCACCTGACCGCCGGTGACGGGGGCAACGGCTGCGCCTCGGTGCACCGCGAGAAGTTCAAGCCGCTCGGCGGCCCGGACGGCGGCAACGGCGGCAACGGCGGCGACGTCCTGCTGGTCGTCGACCCGAACGTGCACACCCTGCTCGACTTCCACTTCCGCCCGCACGCCAAGGCGGGCAGCGGCAAGATGGGCCAGGGCGGCAACCGCGCGGGCGCGGCGGGGGAGACCCTGGTGATGAAGGTGCCGTCCGGCACCGTCGTGTTCACCGAGGACGGCGAGATGGTCGCCGACCTGATCGGCCCGGGCACCACGTTCGTCGCCGCCCAGGGCGGCCGCGGCGGGCTCGGCAACGCTGCGCTGTCGTCGAAGGCGCGCAAGGCTCCCGGGTTCGCGCTGCTGGGCGAGCCGGGTGAGGCCCGCAACCTCGTGCTGGAGCTGCGCTCGGTCGCCGACGTCGGCCTGCTCGGCTTCCCGTCCGCCGGCAAGTCGTCGCTGATCTCGGTGCTGTCCGCGGCCAAGCCGAAGATCGCCGACTACCCGTTCACCACGCTGGTGCCGAACCTCGGCGTCATCACCGGCGGCGAGACGGTGTTCACGATGGCCGACGTGCCCGGCCTGATCCCCGGCGCGTCCGAGGGCAAGGGCCTGGGGCTCGACTTCCTGCGCCACATCGAGCGCTGCGCGGTGCTGGTGCACGTCGTCGACTGCGCCACGCTGGAGCCGGGCCGCGACCCGGTGTCCGATGTGGACGCTCTTGAGGCCGAGCTCGCCAAGTACACGCCGGGTCTCGGCGGGAAGCTCGAGGAGCGCCCGCGCGTGGTCGTGCTCAACAAGATCGACGTCCCGGAGGCCGCCGAGCTCGCCGAGTTCGTCCGGCCGGAGTTCGAAGCCCGTGGCCTGCAGGTGTTCGAGGTCTCCACGGCGTCGCGCAAGGGCCTGCGGGAGCTGACTTTCGCGCTCGCCAAGGTGGTCGAGCAGTACCGCGAAATGCAGCCGGTGCTGGAGCCGGAGAAGATCGTCCTGCGGCCGCTCGCCGTCGACGACACCGGGTTCACCGTCGAGGTCGACCCCGAGGAGGAGGGCGCGTTCATCGTGCGCGGCGCCCGCCCGGAGCGGTGGATCCGCCAGACCAACTTCGGCAACGACGAGGCCGTCGGCTACCTGGCCGACCGGCTCAACCGCCTCGGCGTCGAGGACAAGCTGGCGAAGCTCGGCGCGCGGCCGGGCAGCCCGGTCACGATCGGGGACGTCCAGTTCGAGTGGGAGCCGTCGACGCCCAGCGTCGCGATGCACCTGTCCGGCCGCGGCACCGACGTCCGCCTCGAGAACCACGACCGGGTCGGCGCGGCCGAGCGCAAGGAAGCCCGCCGGATCCGGCGCGACGGCCCGGACGAGCCGGAAGGCGACGACCTGGACCTCGACGCGTGA
- the rplU gene encoding 50S ribosomal protein L21 has protein sequence MSAYAIVKTGGKQYKVAVGDVVEVEKLEGEPGTEHILPAVLYVDGGEVTTDADALAKVSVTGKVVEQTKGPKIRIHKFKNKTGYHKRQGHRQKLTRVEVTAISL, from the coding sequence GTGTCGGCGTACGCGATCGTCAAGACCGGCGGCAAGCAGTACAAGGTGGCCGTCGGCGACGTCGTCGAGGTCGAGAAGCTCGAGGGCGAGCCGGGCACCGAGCACATCCTCCCCGCCGTTTTGTACGTCGACGGTGGCGAGGTCACCACGGACGCCGACGCGCTGGCGAAGGTCTCGGTCACCGGCAAGGTCGTCGAGCAGACCAAGGGTCCGAAGATCCGGATCCACAAGTTCAAGAACAAGACGGGCTACCACAAGCGTCAGGGTCACCGGCAGAAGCTGACCCGCGTCGAGGTCACCGCCATCTCCCTGTAA
- the proB gene encoding glutamate 5-kinase: MSGTRKAIASARRLVVKVGSSALTTAGSGLDVARLDALVDAIADRVARDTQIVLVSSGAIGAGLAPLSLGKRPRDLATQQAAASVGQLALAHAYAESFGRFSLTVGQVLLTSDDVVRRSHYRNAQRTFSRLLALGAVPVVNENDTVATEEIRFGDNDRLAALVAHLIGADALILLSDVDGLYDGDPRDGATRKLTEVLSESDVDGISVGMSSSGLGTGGMVSKLAAARTAAGAGIPVLLAAASEASAALTTASPGTAFAPADTRLSARRFWLGYAADTTGKLRLDDGAVTAVVRRRRSLLAAGITGVEGEFQAGDVVDLVDAKDRAVARGVVAFDATELPELVGRSTHELPEEQRREVVHADDLVPLRR; encoded by the coding sequence GTGAGCGGCACGCGGAAAGCCATCGCGTCCGCCCGCCGTCTGGTCGTCAAGGTCGGTTCGTCGGCGCTGACCACCGCGGGCAGCGGGCTCGACGTGGCCCGGCTGGACGCGCTGGTCGACGCGATCGCGGACCGCGTCGCCCGGGACACCCAGATCGTGCTCGTCTCATCGGGCGCGATCGGGGCCGGGCTGGCCCCGCTGTCCCTCGGCAAGCGACCTCGCGACCTCGCCACGCAGCAGGCGGCGGCGAGCGTCGGCCAGCTGGCGCTGGCGCACGCGTACGCGGAGTCGTTCGGGCGGTTTTCGCTGACGGTCGGCCAGGTGCTGCTGACGTCCGACGACGTCGTCCGCCGGTCGCACTACCGCAACGCGCAGCGGACGTTCTCGCGGCTGCTGGCGCTGGGCGCGGTCCCGGTGGTCAACGAGAACGACACGGTGGCCACGGAAGAGATCCGGTTCGGCGACAACGACCGCCTGGCCGCCTTGGTGGCCCACCTGATCGGCGCGGACGCGCTGATCCTGCTGTCCGATGTGGACGGTCTCTACGACGGCGACCCCCGCGACGGCGCCACCCGCAAGCTCACCGAGGTCCTCTCGGAGTCCGATGTGGACGGAATCTCGGTCGGCATGTCCAGCTCCGGCCTCGGCACGGGCGGCATGGTGTCGAAGCTCGCGGCGGCCCGCACCGCGGCGGGCGCGGGCATCCCGGTCCTGCTGGCGGCGGCTTCGGAAGCCTCCGCGGCCTTGACGACGGCGTCCCCGGGAACGGCGTTCGCCCCGGCGGACACGCGCCTGTCGGCCCGCCGGTTCTGGCTGGGCTACGCGGCGGACACGACGGGCAAGCTCCGCCTGGACGACGGCGCGGTGACGGCGGTGGTCCGCCGCCGCCGATCCCTGCTGGCCGCGGGGATCACGGGCGTGGAGGGCGAGTTCCAGGCCGGCGACGTGGTCGACCTGGTGGACGCGAAGGACCGCGCGGTGGCCCGCGGAGTGGTGGCGTTCGACGCGACCGAGCTGCCGGAGCTGGTCGGCCGGTCGACGCACGAGCTCCCGGAGGAGCAGCGCCGCGAAGTGGTCCACGCCGACGACCTGGTCCCCCTCCGCCGCTGA
- the rpmA gene encoding 50S ribosomal protein L27 has protein sequence MAHKKGASSSRNGRDSNAQRLGVKRFGGQQVNAGEILIRQRGTKFHPGVNVGRGGDDTLFALATGAVQFGEKRGRKTVNIVPAEA, from the coding sequence ATGGCTCACAAGAAGGGTGCGTCCAGCTCCCGCAACGGTCGTGACTCGAACGCGCAGCGCCTCGGCGTCAAGCGCTTCGGCGGCCAGCAGGTCAACGCGGGCGAGATCCTCATCCGCCAGCGTGGCACCAAGTTCCACCCCGGCGTGAACGTCGGCCGTGGCGGCGACGACACGCTGTTCGCGCTGGCCACCGGTGCGGTCCAGTTCGGCGAGAAGCGTGGCCGCAAGACGGTCAACATCGTGCCGGCCGAGGCCTGA